From Halobacillus sp. Marseille-Q1614, the proteins below share one genomic window:
- the gvpQ gene encoding gas vesicle protein GvpQ: MSRKENQHDDSSDNIFEKVEGGVKKSARAVKKQWPRVKRVAKKADDPAEAKEYAEDEVKDEMSDQVKKQFKKQIQSGAGKLRDNLEEKKEENADKVHSKAQDAKEKMQENLLEFREGVKSFKESGEEVQEKISGNAPSDNKKDKSKVKNSTDIKGVSSLKSYDQVKGSNDIKGASHIKGYFD, translated from the coding sequence ATGAGTCGTAAGGAAAATCAACACGACGATTCATCCGATAATATTTTTGAGAAAGTTGAAGGGGGTGTTAAAAAGTCAGCCAGAGCCGTCAAAAAACAATGGCCCCGAGTTAAACGAGTAGCAAAAAAAGCAGATGACCCGGCAGAAGCTAAAGAATATGCAGAAGATGAAGTAAAAGATGAAATGAGCGATCAAGTTAAGAAGCAGTTTAAAAAGCAGATTCAATCTGGGGCAGGCAAGCTAAGGGATAACCTTGAAGAGAAGAAAGAAGAAAATGCCGATAAAGTTCACAGTAAAGCACAGGATGCTAAAGAGAAAATGCAGGAAAACCTGCTTGAATTTAGAGAAGGCGTCAAATCTTTTAAGGAATCCGGCGAGGAAGTACAGGAGAAAATAAGCGGGAATGCGCCTTCTGATAATAAGAAAGACAAATCAAAAGTCAAAAACAGCACCGATATTAAGGGTGTAAGCAGCCTGAAGAGTTATGACCAAGTCAAAGGCTCTAATGATATTAAAGGAGCCTCTCATATTAAAGGTTATTTTGATTAA
- the nei gene encoding endonuclease VIII: MPEGPEIRRAADDVEKAITGKPVLDIFFAFDHLKDYESLLKSANILKVETKGKAMLICFDNGYTVYSHNQLYGKWYIRNAHNYPKTNRQLRFAIHNEEKSALLYSASDIEVLRNEEVEIHPFIAKVGPDLLNDYVTADELVERFKSSRFRRRRWTALLLDQAFIAGVGNYLRSEILFVAGIHPDLRPMDCTDQQLKKAAVACIELMWRSYEHKGITTDIELAERLKAKGAKRYEYRHWVFNREGKPCRIDGSEIIKFKAGSRRCYYCPTCQSKES, encoded by the coding sequence ATGCCGGAAGGACCAGAAATACGACGTGCTGCGGATGATGTGGAAAAAGCCATCACCGGAAAACCTGTACTTGATATCTTTTTTGCTTTTGATCATTTAAAGGACTACGAGTCATTATTGAAAAGCGCGAACATCCTTAAAGTAGAAACAAAAGGAAAGGCGATGCTGATCTGCTTTGATAACGGCTATACTGTTTACTCGCATAACCAGCTGTATGGAAAATGGTATATACGCAATGCTCATAATTATCCGAAGACGAACCGCCAGCTTCGCTTTGCTATCCATAATGAGGAAAAATCTGCGCTCCTTTACAGCGCTTCAGATATAGAGGTACTGAGGAATGAAGAAGTAGAAATCCACCCATTTATCGCTAAAGTCGGTCCCGACCTTTTAAATGACTATGTGACAGCCGATGAACTTGTTGAGCGATTTAAAAGCTCGCGTTTCCGCCGCAGAAGGTGGACAGCACTTCTGTTAGACCAGGCTTTTATTGCGGGAGTTGGCAACTACTTAAGAAGCGAAATTTTATTTGTCGCGGGCATTCATCCCGATTTAAGGCCAATGGATTGCACAGACCAGCAGTTAAAAAAAGCGGCTGTGGCCTGCATTGAGCTGATGTGGCGTTCTTATGAGCATAAAGGTATTACCACTGATATTGAATTAGCTGAACGCCTGAAAGCCAAAGGGGCAAAGCGTTATGAATATCGACACTGGGTGTTTAACCGTGAAGGCAAACCCTGCCGCATCGACGGGTCAGAAATCATTAAATTTAAAGCAGGATCCCGCCGCTGTTATTACTGTCCGACGTGTCAATCGAAGGAATCATAA
- the gvpN gene encoding gas vesicle protein GvpN, whose protein sequence is MTTLKPTRLTSKTQQNVYDHPYFKSLIKRSQRYLAAGYPVHYTGPSGIGKTTLALHLAKKRNRPVLLINGNKDLSNEDLIGAYTGYRRKKLNDNFVRTVHKIEENVSEEWVNGRLYEAVKEGYTVVYDEFTRSQPETNNLFLSILEEGILPLYGTKRTESYIDVHPDFSIIFTSNPAEYAGVYQSQDALLDRMITLSLHSMDEEAEIAVVSSRTAISQEKAEKIVGFINGVRGICEGADGEDNLSLRASLMIAEVVQRYNIKVNGSNEEFQDICLDITLYPLQVCTQYSESFDELKEKILDECRKV, encoded by the coding sequence ATGACAACATTAAAACCCACCAGGCTGACGTCTAAAACGCAGCAAAACGTGTACGACCATCCCTATTTTAAAAGCCTGATTAAACGGTCTCAAAGGTATTTAGCTGCCGGATATCCGGTTCATTATACAGGACCATCAGGGATAGGGAAGACTACACTTGCCCTCCATCTTGCTAAAAAACGCAATCGTCCTGTCCTTTTGATTAATGGAAATAAGGACTTATCAAATGAGGACTTAATTGGAGCATATACCGGTTACCGGCGTAAGAAGCTTAACGATAATTTTGTCAGAACCGTTCATAAGATTGAGGAAAACGTTTCTGAAGAATGGGTGAACGGCCGTCTGTACGAAGCTGTAAAAGAAGGATACACGGTCGTCTATGACGAATTTACCCGATCTCAGCCGGAAACTAACAATTTATTTCTTTCGATATTAGAAGAAGGCATTCTTCCCCTTTACGGCACGAAGCGGACAGAATCCTATATTGATGTCCATCCGGATTTTTCGATTATTTTTACGAGTAATCCTGCCGAATATGCAGGGGTTTATCAATCACAGGATGCACTGCTTGACCGAATGATTACGCTGTCTCTTCATTCGATGGATGAAGAAGCGGAAATTGCGGTTGTCAGCAGCAGGACTGCCATCAGTCAGGAAAAAGCGGAAAAAATTGTAGGGTTCATAAACGGTGTACGGGGAATATGTGAAGGAGCCGATGGGGAAGACAATTTAAGCTTACGGGCTTCGCTGATGATAGCGGAAGTCGTTCAAAGATATAACATTAAAGTAAATGGAAGCAATGAGGAATTTCAGGATATTTGTCTTGATATTACACTTTATCCGCTGCAAGTCTGCACACAGTATTCAGAGTCATTTGATGAATTAAAAGAAAAGATTTTAGATGAATGCAGAAAGGTATAG
- a CDS encoding gas vesicle protein GvpG → MIFKLFTSPISLLKKVGEHVKEEVDKEYYDLEHIQQKLIHLQMMYELEEVSEEVYKEQEEELLQRYETAKRLEMEQWQDLTKR, encoded by the coding sequence ATGATTTTTAAATTATTCACTTCGCCCATCAGCCTGCTGAAGAAAGTCGGGGAACATGTCAAAGAAGAAGTGGATAAAGAGTATTATGATTTGGAGCATATTCAGCAAAAGCTCATACACCTGCAAATGATGTATGAGCTAGAGGAAGTCTCAGAGGAAGTCTATAAGGAACAGGAAGAAGAACTGCTGCAGCGATATGAAACTGCCAAGAGACTGGAGATGGAACAGTGGCAGGATTTAACGAAGAGATAA
- a CDS encoding metallophosphoesterase yields the protein MQLVILADTHMPKKAKQLPEKLVQELQKADLIIHAGDWQTPEVYEQFQEYGEVVGVYGNIDGPDIQELLPRRQILELNGYRIGLVHGHGEKKTTEKRVVEEFEGEELDIIIFGHSHLPLLRYVKKTMLFNPGSATDKRRLPRFSFGKITLQDGIHAEHIFYDSFD from the coding sequence ATGCAGCTAGTCATCCTAGCAGATACGCATATGCCGAAAAAAGCGAAACAGCTGCCCGAAAAGCTGGTTCAGGAATTACAAAAAGCCGATCTTATTATCCATGCCGGGGATTGGCAGACTCCGGAAGTGTATGAACAGTTCCAGGAGTACGGAGAAGTCGTGGGGGTTTACGGCAATATTGATGGACCGGACATTCAAGAGCTCCTCCCCCGTCGGCAAATTCTCGAGCTTAATGGATATCGAATTGGCTTAGTCCATGGTCATGGAGAAAAAAAGACGACCGAAAAACGTGTAGTGGAAGAATTTGAAGGAGAAGAGCTCGACATCATCATATTCGGCCACTCCCATTTGCCGCTGCTGAGATATGTGAAAAAAACGATGCTGTTCAACCCGGGATCTGCGACAGATAAACGCAGACTGCCGCGCTTCTCATTTGGAAAGATTACGCTGCAGGACGGTATACACGCAGAACATATTTTTTATGATTCCTTCGATTGA
- a CDS encoding GvpL/GvpF family gas vesicle protein, with translation MGKFIYLYGIIKSPLDGADPFSSMKGIDDEHEVHLKEFGELSAVVCHVDESEYGEEVLEEKTNQMEWVQKKAFHHHEMLMKLNEEKTIIPMKFCTIYQSENSLAKMIDDYKSQMLTLIEQLDGKEEWNLKIYCDREKLTKLVADHNLNIKEKKEEIAQMSKGRQYLETRKLDQYIEQEAEKEEAQFGSDLHGQLIEWSIQDTVKKNWKRDVTGREEDMCWNSAYLVPLKDVENFLGLISEASEKHKDSGYILEVTGPWPAYHFVNLLQSEE, from the coding sequence ATGGGTAAATTCATTTATTTATACGGCATTATCAAGTCACCACTGGATGGGGCGGATCCTTTCTCTTCAATGAAAGGAATCGATGACGAACACGAGGTTCATTTAAAGGAATTTGGTGAGTTGTCAGCAGTCGTCTGTCATGTGGATGAGTCAGAATACGGGGAAGAAGTCTTAGAAGAGAAAACAAACCAGATGGAATGGGTTCAGAAAAAAGCCTTCCATCACCATGAAATGTTAATGAAGCTTAATGAAGAAAAAACCATTATACCGATGAAATTTTGTACGATTTACCAGAGCGAAAACAGCCTGGCAAAGATGATAGATGATTATAAATCACAAATGCTGACACTAATAGAGCAGCTTGATGGAAAAGAAGAATGGAACTTGAAAATATATTGTGATCGCGAAAAGTTAACGAAACTGGTCGCCGATCACAATTTGAATATAAAAGAAAAGAAAGAAGAAATCGCCCAGATGTCAAAAGGGCGCCAATATTTAGAAACAAGAAAACTTGATCAATATATAGAGCAGGAAGCCGAAAAAGAGGAAGCTCAGTTTGGTTCCGACCTTCACGGTCAATTAATTGAGTGGAGCATACAGGATACTGTAAAGAAGAATTGGAAGCGTGATGTCACAGGAAGAGAAGAAGATATGTGCTGGAACAGTGCTTATCTTGTTCCACTGAAGGATGTAGAGAATTTTCTAGGGTTAATTTCAGAAGCCAGTGAAAAGCATAAAGATTCCGGTTATATCCTTGAAGTCACTGGTCCGTGGCCGGCGTATCACTTCGTAAATCTATTGCAAAGCGAGGAGTAA
- a CDS encoding gas vesicle protein has translation MSYREDFKNKEVGLIDILDTVLDKGVAIKGDLIISIAGIDLVYLDLRVLISSVETLVQAKMDTDSISSKRFDQEKEDLTYVTEQS, from the coding sequence ATGTCGTATAGAGAAGACTTTAAAAACAAAGAAGTTGGCCTAATCGATATTCTTGATACGGTCCTCGATAAAGGAGTAGCGATTAAGGGAGATCTTATTATTTCAATTGCTGGAATTGATCTAGTGTATCTCGACTTGCGTGTGCTCATCTCATCTGTCGAAACCCTCGTGCAGGCAAAAATGGACACGGACTCGATATCTTCGAAGCGATTTGATCAAGAGAAGGAGGATTTAACTTATGTCACAGAGCAGTCTTAA
- the mnmG gene encoding tRNA uridine-5-carboxymethylaminomethyl(34) synthesis enzyme MnmG produces MTYDAGHYDVIVIGAGHAGVEAGLAAAKRGAKTLMLTLNLDLVAFMPCNPSIGGPAKGIVVREIDALGGAMGKVIDKTHIQMRLLNTRKGPAVRALRAQADKPLYIKEMKRVLENQENLTLRQGMVEKLLVEDDQIKGVVTETKAAYYAPTVIVTTGTFMRGRVIIGDLSYESGPNNQRTSVSLSEQLEELGIEMVRFKTGTPMRVNSRTIDYSKTEIQPGEEEPRFFSYETTEFITDQIPCWLTYTNEKTHQIINDNLGLSAMYSGMIKGTGPRYCPSIEDKIVRFNDKPRHQIFLEPEGRDTEEVYVQGMSTSLPEYIQKQMMETVPGLENAEIMRAGYAIEYDSVVPTTLWPTLETKKISGLFTAGQLNGTSGYEEAAGQGIMAGINAAAKALDLEPLILDRSQGYIGVMIDDLVTKGTDEPYRLLTSRAEFRLMLRHDNADLRLTEIGHRIGTISDERYARFQEKKRLIEEEKERLSNLILKPTEEVQAAIEEAGGSPLKDAIRASDLLRRPEMKYEAIDKVAPSDKAVADDVKEQVEIQIKYAGYIKKALDQIDRMRKMDSKTIPEDIDYDQINGLATEARERLKKVRPLSVGQASRVSGVNPADVSILLVYIEQGKIAKVSGE; encoded by the coding sequence AAAGGAATTGTTGTACGTGAAATTGACGCACTTGGTGGTGCGATGGGTAAAGTTATCGACAAAACTCATATCCAAATGCGCCTGTTAAATACAAGAAAAGGACCGGCTGTGCGTGCGCTCCGTGCTCAAGCCGATAAACCTCTATATATTAAAGAAATGAAACGCGTGCTTGAAAACCAGGAAAACTTGACGCTTCGCCAGGGAATGGTAGAGAAACTTCTCGTGGAAGATGATCAAATAAAAGGTGTTGTAACGGAAACTAAAGCGGCTTACTATGCGCCGACGGTTATCGTAACAACAGGAACCTTTATGCGCGGGCGCGTTATTATTGGCGACTTGTCTTATGAAAGTGGTCCAAACAACCAAAGAACTTCAGTTTCTCTTTCTGAGCAGCTGGAAGAGCTTGGTATCGAAATGGTCCGCTTTAAAACAGGTACACCAATGCGTGTAAACAGCCGTACGATTGATTATTCCAAAACAGAAATTCAGCCCGGAGAAGAGGAGCCTCGTTTCTTTTCCTATGAAACGACTGAGTTTATTACCGACCAAATTCCTTGCTGGCTGACTTATACGAACGAAAAAACACACCAGATTATTAATGATAACCTGGGTCTGTCTGCGATGTACTCAGGAATGATAAAAGGGACAGGACCGCGTTACTGCCCATCTATTGAAGATAAAATTGTCCGCTTTAATGATAAGCCGCGCCACCAGATTTTCCTTGAGCCTGAAGGACGCGACACAGAAGAGGTATATGTACAAGGGATGTCAACATCTCTTCCAGAATATATCCAGAAACAAATGATGGAGACCGTGCCAGGACTTGAAAATGCGGAAATTATGCGTGCCGGCTACGCCATTGAATACGATTCTGTCGTTCCGACAACGCTGTGGCCGACACTTGAAACGAAGAAAATCAGCGGCTTGTTTACTGCTGGTCAGCTTAACGGAACTTCCGGGTATGAAGAAGCGGCAGGACAAGGGATCATGGCCGGAATCAATGCGGCAGCCAAAGCGCTGGACTTAGAGCCGCTGATTCTTGACCGTTCGCAAGGCTATATCGGTGTTATGATCGATGACCTTGTAACGAAAGGAACTGATGAGCCATACCGTCTGCTCACATCTCGAGCTGAGTTCCGCTTAATGCTTCGTCACGATAATGCTGATTTAAGATTGACTGAAATCGGCCACCGTATTGGAACGATCTCTGATGAGCGTTATGCGCGTTTCCAAGAGAAGAAACGTCTGATTGAAGAAGAGAAAGAGCGCTTGAGCAATCTTATTTTAAAACCGACCGAAGAGGTGCAGGCCGCGATTGAGGAAGCTGGAGGAAGCCCGCTGAAAGATGCCATTCGTGCCTCTGATCTTCTGCGCCGTCCGGAAATGAAATATGAAGCGATTGATAAAGTGGCACCAAGTGACAAAGCAGTTGCTGATGATGTAAAAGAACAAGTGGAAATCCAAATCAAATACGCAGGATATATTAAAAAAGCACTTGATCAAATCGACCGTATGCGCAAAATGGATTCCAAAACCATCCCAGAAGACATTGATTACGATCAAATTAATGGACTGGCAACGGAAGCACGCGAACGTTTGAAAAAAGTTCGTCCGCTGTCTGTTGGTCAGGCTTCCCGTGTATCTGGTGTAAACCCAGCGGATGTTTCTATTCTGCTCGTTTATATCGAACAAGGGAAAATTGCAAAAGTATCAGGCGAGTAA
- the gvpA gene encoding gas vesicle structural protein GvpA — protein MAIQKSTDSSSLAEVIDRILDKGIVIDAYARISVVGIELITIEARVVIASVDTWLRYAEAVGLLRDEVEEEGLGGRLSDQEYSRPSQQSQQNERAQFNI, from the coding sequence ATGGCTATTCAAAAGTCAACAGATAGTTCAAGTTTAGCAGAGGTAATTGACCGTATTTTGGATAAAGGGATTGTAATTGATGCTTATGCTCGTATTTCAGTAGTAGGTATTGAATTAATCACCATTGAAGCAAGAGTGGTAATTGCCAGTGTGGATACTTGGTTACGCTACGCTGAAGCCGTTGGACTTCTTCGCGATGAAGTGGAAGAAGAAGGACTGGGCGGCCGCTTAAGCGACCAGGAGTATTCTAGACCTTCTCAGCAGTCTCAGCAAAATGAACGTGCCCAATTTAATATTTAA
- a CDS encoding GvpL/GvpF family gas vesicle protein, with amino-acid sequence MDQETGIYIFCSIQTNEKPEFEPIEFEGETREIFTIHYQDAAMIAAEVPMKIYHPNKDNLMLHQQVISSVMEVSDTVVPISFGNVFNSSEDVEVLLENLYPQLSKLFPEIKNKIEVGLKVVGKKEWLEEQISHNEKVMKQKNQVSQKSKDAGYFDRIQLGEMARKFFTSLQEEIERDIHEPLLKLSASAKANDPIGEKMLLNGSYLIDREKEDQFDAKVNELHDKWQEKVDFKYTGPWPAYNFINIKLKVEEPT; translated from the coding sequence ATGGATCAGGAAACAGGAATTTATATTTTTTGCAGTATTCAGACCAATGAAAAACCAGAGTTTGAACCCATTGAATTTGAAGGTGAAACCCGCGAAATTTTCACGATTCATTATCAGGATGCGGCAATGATTGCGGCTGAAGTGCCGATGAAGATTTATCACCCGAATAAAGATAACCTAATGCTTCACCAGCAGGTTATCTCCAGCGTAATGGAAGTATCCGACACAGTAGTTCCGATTAGTTTTGGAAATGTTTTCAATTCCTCGGAAGATGTCGAAGTTCTGTTGGAAAATCTTTATCCGCAGCTGTCTAAGCTGTTCCCGGAAATTAAGAATAAAATCGAGGTTGGCCTAAAAGTAGTCGGTAAGAAAGAATGGCTCGAAGAACAGATTTCTCACAATGAAAAAGTGATGAAGCAGAAAAACCAGGTGTCCCAAAAATCGAAGGATGCCGGCTATTTCGACCGTATTCAGTTAGGGGAAATGGCTCGTAAATTCTTCACTTCCCTCCAGGAAGAAATCGAACGTGATATTCATGAGCCGCTGCTTAAGCTTTCAGCATCCGCTAAAGCTAATGATCCAATCGGTGAAAAAATGCTGTTGAACGGCTCGTATCTGATCGATCGTGAAAAAGAAGATCAATTTGATGCGAAAGTTAATGAACTTCACGATAAATGGCAGGAAAAAGTCGATTTCAAATATACCGGTCCATGGCCGGCGTATAACTTTATCAATATTAAGTTAAAGGTGGAGGAACCGACATGA
- the rsmG gene encoding 16S rRNA (guanine(527)-N(7))-methyltransferase RsmG, protein MDRNTFLQALKEQGIELDEKQQGQFHKYFEILVEWNEKMNLTAITDEEGVYLKHFYDSLTAAFYHDFSKPLRICDVGAGAGFPSLPLKIAFPDLKVTIVDSLKKRITFLNHLAHELGLKDVAFYHDRAENFGKNPKFREGYDLVMARAVARMSVLSELCLPLTAKGGIFMAMKGPNLAEEMEDAQIAIQTVGGEVQEVHTFELPEEGSERNIALIEKRRKTPKKYPRKAGTPNKEPIQ, encoded by the coding sequence ATGGATAGAAATACCTTTCTCCAGGCGTTAAAAGAACAAGGAATCGAATTAGACGAAAAACAGCAGGGCCAATTCCACAAATACTTTGAGATTTTAGTAGAGTGGAATGAAAAAATGAATCTTACAGCCATCACTGATGAAGAGGGAGTGTATTTAAAGCACTTCTATGACTCCTTAACGGCTGCTTTCTATCACGACTTTTCAAAACCGCTTAGGATTTGCGATGTAGGAGCGGGCGCTGGTTTCCCCAGCCTTCCGCTCAAGATCGCATTTCCGGATTTGAAAGTTACGATTGTCGATTCATTAAAGAAGCGAATCACCTTTTTGAACCACTTAGCCCATGAATTAGGATTGAAAGATGTCGCTTTTTATCATGACCGCGCAGAGAATTTCGGTAAAAACCCTAAATTCCGCGAAGGCTACGACCTTGTCATGGCTCGCGCTGTGGCAAGAATGTCCGTACTAAGCGAGCTCTGTCTTCCGCTTACAGCCAAGGGCGGGATCTTCATGGCGATGAAAGGACCGAACCTTGCTGAGGAAATGGAAGATGCGCAAATCGCGATTCAGACAGTCGGCGGTGAAGTTCAAGAGGTGCATACGTTTGAACTGCCTGAGGAGGGCAGCGAGCGTAATATTGCTCTGATTGAAAAACGCCGTAAAACACCTAAAAAATACCCGCGTAAAGCGGGTACACCAAATAAAGAACCTATTCAATAA
- the gvpO gene encoding gas vesicle protein GvpO: MKIMDNVTDFFREHIAPPHKIISVKKREEDEGWRVLVEVIEEREYMRKYAHDEMIGLYEVMIDSDKEVEEFNRISLRFRSDLEEQEQ; the protein is encoded by the coding sequence ATGAAAATTATGGACAATGTGACGGATTTTTTTAGAGAGCATATTGCTCCGCCTCATAAAATCATTTCCGTAAAAAAGCGGGAAGAGGATGAAGGCTGGCGGGTACTTGTAGAAGTTATCGAAGAAAGAGAATATATGCGCAAGTACGCGCATGATGAAATGATTGGTTTATATGAAGTGATGATAGACAGTGATAAAGAAGTTGAAGAATTTAACCGAATCAGCTTAAGATTCCGCAGTGATTTGGAAGAGCAGGAACAATGA
- a CDS encoding gas vesicle protein K — MSQSSLKHQPPKSGRINLDPQGAEQGLAQLVLTVIELLRQLVERHAIRRVDGGTLTEEEIENLGLALMNLEVKMDELKEIFDLDDEDLNIDLGPLGNLL; from the coding sequence ATGTCACAGAGCAGTCTTAAGCATCAGCCTCCCAAAAGCGGAAGAATTAATCTCGATCCTCAAGGTGCCGAACAAGGTCTAGCGCAGCTCGTTTTAACTGTCATCGAGCTGTTAAGGCAGCTTGTCGAACGGCATGCCATCCGCCGAGTAGATGGAGGCACATTAACAGAAGAAGAAATTGAAAACCTGGGCCTCGCCCTGATGAACTTAGAAGTGAAGATGGATGAGCTGAAAGAGATTTTTGACCTGGATGATGAGGATTTAAACATCGACCTTGGTCCTCTTGGAAACTTACTATAG
- a CDS encoding SDR family oxidoreductase has translation MSRMDRQTDGQPGQVQNRQPGYESEMDPLPLQADEDYTSGNKLKGKVALITGGDSGIGRSVAIGYAKEGADVAISYLDEHEDAQYTKEKIEAEGRRAILIPGDVGEESVCRDAVEQTVNELGKLDILVNNAAEQHPTGDLTEISAEQLERTFKTNIYSVFYMTKAAIPHLERGSAIINTASVNPYKGNPQLVDYTSTKGAVVAFTRSMAAQLVEKGIRVNGVAPGPIWTPLIPASFDDEKVEEFGTETPMGRPGQPVEHVGSYVLLASDDSTYITGQFIHINGGMLMTS, from the coding sequence ATGAGCCGCATGGATAGACAAACAGATGGACAGCCGGGACAGGTACAGAATAGACAGCCTGGCTATGAAAGCGAAATGGATCCACTGCCGCTTCAGGCGGATGAGGATTATACAAGTGGAAATAAATTAAAAGGAAAAGTTGCTTTAATTACAGGAGGCGACAGCGGAATCGGACGTTCGGTCGCGATTGGATATGCGAAAGAAGGGGCAGACGTCGCGATTTCCTATTTAGATGAACATGAAGATGCACAATATACGAAGGAAAAAATAGAAGCGGAAGGCCGGCGCGCTATTTTAATTCCAGGCGACGTGGGCGAAGAATCTGTGTGCCGCGACGCCGTAGAGCAGACGGTAAATGAGCTTGGCAAATTGGATATTCTCGTGAATAACGCAGCCGAGCAGCATCCAACAGGAGATCTTACAGAGATCTCTGCTGAGCAGCTGGAACGAACATTTAAAACCAATATTTATTCTGTGTTCTACATGACAAAAGCTGCTATCCCGCACTTAGAGCGTGGAAGTGCCATCATTAATACAGCTTCTGTTAACCCTTATAAAGGAAATCCACAGCTTGTCGATTATACGTCAACAAAAGGTGCTGTCGTTGCCTTTACGAGATCGATGGCTGCACAGTTAGTCGAAAAAGGCATCCGAGTCAACGGCGTAGCGCCAGGTCCTATCTGGACACCGCTCATTCCGGCTTCCTTTGACGATGAAAAAGTTGAAGAATTCGGCACGGAAACTCCAATGGGACGTCCAGGCCAGCCTGTAGAACATGTCGGAAGCTATGTATTGCTTGCTTCAGATGATTCCACTTATATTACCGGACAGTTCATTCATATTAACGGCGGCATGCTGATGACCAGCTAA
- a CDS encoding gas vesicle protein, translated as MAVEHPTQSSSLVDVLETVLDKGVVIAGDIRVGIADVELLTIKIRLIVASVDKAKEIGMDWWETDPYLNSKAAEQNNEQLEKENKELQKRIEQLEKNTGRSNNRFV; from the coding sequence ATGGCAGTAGAACATCCAACACAGTCATCAAGCCTAGTGGACGTTTTAGAAACCGTCCTTGATAAAGGAGTAGTTATCGCAGGGGATATCCGAGTGGGAATTGCCGATGTCGAACTCCTCACAATTAAAATTCGGCTTATTGTAGCTTCAGTAGATAAAGCAAAAGAAATTGGCATGGACTGGTGGGAAACCGATCCATACCTGAATTCTAAAGCAGCTGAGCAAAATAACGAGCAGCTTGAGAAAGAGAATAAAGAACTGCAGAAGCGTATCGAACAATTGGAAAAAAACACAGGACGATCAAATAACCGATTCGTATAA